The Ralstonia pseudosolanacearum genome includes the window CCGTTCAGTCGCACAACTCATTCAGGAGGCGGTGGAGCAATACTCGCATCTTCCGGCCTTTGTCGCGCTCGGTGGCGAACTCGCCTTCCGGGACGTCGATCGTCTGTCTCGGCAGTTCGCGGCCTACTTGCAGGGCGAGCTTGGAATCAAGAAGGGGGATCGCGTCGCGTTGATGTCCCCGAACATCTTGGCCTTCCCGGTGGCCATGTTCGGCATCATCCGCGCGGGCGCGGTGCAGGTGAACGTCAACCCCCTCTACACGGCGCATGAGCTTGCACATCAGCTGACGGATGCGGACGTCGACACAGTCATCGTTTTTTCCGGAGCGACAAAAACACTGGTCGAAGCGATGGAGTCCGTATCGATCCGCCATGTCGTCGTTGCCGAGGCCGGCGACCTTGGACACAGCCCCTCTCCACACAGCCCATTGCCGCCGGAGCTGACCAAATTTACGTGGTTCTCTGACGCAATCGATGCAGGCGCTGGACTCGTCTTCGAGCCGGTCGACCTGAATCACGATGATCTGATCTATCTTCAGTACACCGGCGGCACGACGGGTGTCCCCAAGGGCGCTGCTCTCTCGCACGGCAACCTCATCGCGAACATCCTGCAGTTCAAGTCCTTCGCGCCGGGCATTTTCGAGGAAGGCCGCGATCTGGTGATCACTGCGTTACCGCTGTACCACATCTTTGCGTTGATGGTGAACTGCCTGAGCTTCTTTTCGGCAGGCGCAAAGAATGTACTCGTAGCCAATCCACGCGATATCGATTCACTCGTCGCGACATTTGAGAGGCATCGCTTCTCCGTCGTCACGGGCGTCAATACTTTGTTCGCCAACCTGATGGCACATCCCCGAATTCATCAAATTGACTTCTCTTCCCTTCGCCTGGCTCTTGGAGGGGGAAGTGCAATTCTGAAAGGGACGTCGGACAAGTGGCACTCGCTCACTGGAAAGCACATCAAGGAGGGGTTCGGCATGTCGGAAACCTCCCCAATCGTCACCTTGAACCCTCTGCATCTTGAGGATTTCTCGGAGACCGTTGGCATTCCATTGCCGTCGACCGATGTGTCATTGCGCGACGATGACGGACATGAAGTCGCGATCGGGGAGCCAGGAGAACTCTGTGTGCGCGGCCCTCAAGTCATGCGCGGTTACTGGCGCCGTGAAGAAGACAATGCCACGTCCTTCTGGGCTGACGGCTTTCTACGCACCGGTGACATTGCCATATGCGATGCAAACGGATTCATCAAGATCGTCGACCGCCGAAAGGACATGGTGCTCGTCTCCGGTTTCAATGTGTTTCCCAACGAAATCGAGGCCGCGGTCGCTTCCTGTCCCGGTGTGCTGGAGTCAGCCAGCGTTGGTGTTCCCGACGGCAAGACAGGCGAAGCGGTGCACTTGTTTGTCGTCAAGGAGCCGCATGCGGATCTGACAGAAGAGCAGATCCGCGAACACTGTCGTGCTCGCTTGGCAGCGTACAAGCAACCGAAGTTTGTTGAGTTTGTTTCTGAGCTGCCGAAGTCAGCGGTCGGCAAAACACTGCGAAGAGCTTTGCGATCCTCGACGACAGGGATAGAAACGTAGAAACATCATCGACTACCGAACCGCAACCGCGCGGTAATTGCAGTCAATGACGCACGCAAGTCCATCGGCGGA containing:
- a CDS encoding AMP-binding protein, giving the protein MERIWHKIYGSDIPSEIDHRRYRSVAQLIQEAVEQYSHLPAFVALGGELAFRDVDRLSRQFAAYLQGELGIKKGDRVALMSPNILAFPVAMFGIIRAGAVQVNVNPLYTAHELAHQLTDADVDTVIVFSGATKTLVEAMESVSIRHVVVAEAGDLGHSPSPHSPLPPELTKFTWFSDAIDAGAGLVFEPVDLNHDDLIYLQYTGGTTGVPKGAALSHGNLIANILQFKSFAPGIFEEGRDLVITALPLYHIFALMVNCLSFFSAGAKNVLVANPRDIDSLVATFERHRFSVVTGVNTLFANLMAHPRIHQIDFSSLRLALGGGSAILKGTSDKWHSLTGKHIKEGFGMSETSPIVTLNPLHLEDFSETVGIPLPSTDVSLRDDDGHEVAIGEPGELCVRGPQVMRGYWRREEDNATSFWADGFLRTGDIAICDANGFIKIVDRRKDMVLVSGFNVFPNEIEAAVASCPGVLESASVGVPDGKTGEAVHLFVVKEPHADLTEEQIREHCRARLAAYKQPKFVEFVSELPKSAVGKTLRRALRSSTTGIET